The genomic region TCGACGCGGGCGATCAGCCCGTCGCGGAACGTGAACAGGTCGTTGAAGGCGAACCGGAACGGCCCGTGCTCGACGCTGACGCCGCTGCCTTCGCCGGTGGTGACGACGACCGAGCCGTCCTCGTGGACGCGCTGGACGTCGAGTTGAGGGCTGCCGGTGAACGACGGGTTCTCGATCTCGCCGTCGAACTCCGCCTTGCCGCGGGTCGTCCGGTGACCGTGGATGACCCACTCCACGTCATCGGTGAGGGTCGCGAGAATGCGCTGGTGGTCGCTGGTCCGGAAGCCGGCGAAGTATTCCGCGACGAGGTCGCGCTGGGTGCTCTGGTTCATGCAGTCCTCCGTGGCGGTGTCGTCTGGTCCTGCTGTAGGTGTGCGGCGAGGGCATCGAGGATCGAGGCGAGCCCGTCGACGGCCTGGGTGCTGCGCAACTCGGGGGGAAGCCGACGCTGGTGCACGGTGAGGTCCGTGCCGCCGTCAGCGGCCTGGACGGTGACGGTCGTGCGCAGGCCGGTGACGGGTTCGTCGAACACGAGCTCGTGCGGAGCGGTGATGCTCACGTAGACGAACCGAAGTCGGCGGGTCGCGCCGTCCGGTGCGCGGGCGTCGAGCGCGAACTCTCCTCCGGGACGGAGGTCGACGGTCACGGACTCGCCGGGCACGGTGGCGTGTGAACCGCCCCAGAACGCCGCGATGCTCGCCGGGGAGGTGAAGGCGGCCCACACACGTTCGGGGCTTGCCGACAGGTGGCGCCGGGCGATCAGTTCGTCGCCGCGCAGTGTCGCGCGGGCGGTCAACGGTCCGCTCCGTCGGCGAGGTGTCGCTCGAGCGCGTCGAGCCTGTCGTCCCAGGCGCGGCGCTGCTCGTCGATCCACCCGCTGAGTACCGACAACTGGTCGGCCCGCAGCCGACAGGGACGTCTGGTGCCCTCGCGTCGCTGCTCGACGAGACCACACCGCCGCAGCACGCCGATGTGATGGGAGATGGCCTGCGGCGTCAGGGCGAACGGCTCGGCGAGCTCGCCCACGGTGGCGTCGCTCTGGGCGAGGCGAGTCACAAGCGCGCGACGGACGGGGTCGCCGAGGGCGGCGAAGGCTAGGTCGAGGCCAGGCTCAGGCGCCGCGAGTGAGGTGGACATGCCACCGACCCTAACGCAAACAACCGCTTGCGCAAACAACCGCTTGCGAAGCGCGCGGCATTGATCCACTCGGCTTCAAGGAAACCGGGGTGTCCGCAAGACTGGGACACCTCGGTTTCAAGGAAAGCGAGTGGATCAACCGCCGGGCCGATCATCGCCGGGCCAGTCTCCGCCGGGCCGATCGATCGCCAGCGGGCCGATCACCGGCGGGCCGATCACCGGCGGGCCGATCACCGGCGGGCCGATCACCGGCGGGCCGATCACCGGCGGGCCGATCACCGGCGGGCCGGCCCGCGAGGCCGGCCCGGGAGGGTCGAGCCGGTCAGCGCAGTCCGGCGGCGGCGAGCAGGTTGCCTTCGGGTAGCGCCGGCAGCGCCCGTCCCTGGGACATGCGCTGCTCGGCGCGTTCGGCGGTGCACTTGGCGTCGGTGGTGATGGCTGCGGCGTAGCTGGCGGCGGTGCGCTGGGCGATGGCGGACCAGCCGTACTGGTCGTTCACCATCCGGCGGGCGCGGCGGGCCATGGCGCGGGAGCGGTCGCGGTCGGACAGCAGCGCGTCCACGGCGTCGGCGAGCCCGTCAGGGTCGTGGGGGCGGAAGGTCATTCCGGTCACGCCGGTTTCGACGATCTCGGCGAGGCCGCCGGTGGCGGCGACGGCCAGGGGTGCCCCGGCGGCGGCGCCCTCCAGGGCCACCATGCCGAACGGCTCGTAGATGCTGGGCACCGCGAAGCAGTCGGAGGCGGCCATCAGGGCCGGCAGGTCGGTGCCGCCGAGGAAGCCCGGCATGGTGACCATGCCGCCGAGGCCGCGGCGGTGCACCTCGGCCTCCAGTTCGGCACGGTACGGGCCGTCGCCGGCGATCACGGCACGCAGCCCGGGGTGCCGTTGCCGCAGTCGGGGCAGCCCGGCGATCAGGTGCTGGACGCCCTTCTCGTAGACGAGGCGGCCGGCGAAGGTGACGAGCGGGCCGTCTCCGGCGAAGCGGGTACGGGCGGCGGCGACGGCGCGTGCGGGCACCTTCCAGCGGTGCGGCTCCACGCCGTTGGCGACGACGTCGACCCGGCCGGTCGGTACGCCGAACAGGGCGCTCACCTCGTCGCGCATGTAGCCGGAGCAGACGATGACCCGGCCGGATTCGCTGCTGAGCCAGTGCTCGACGCCGTGGATGGTGCGGTTCATCTCCTCGGGCAGCCAGCCCTGGTGCCGTCCGGCTTCGGTGGCGTGGATGGTGCTCACCAGAGGGATGTCCAGGTGGTCCCGCAACGTCATCGCGGTGTGGGCGACGAGCCAGTCGTGGGCGTGGATGACGTCGTAGGTGCCGGCTTCGGTGGCGCGCAGCGCGGTGCGGGTGAGGGTGTGGTTGAAGGCCATGGTCCAGGCGAGCAGGCTACCGGTGCCGAGGGGGAACGTCACCGGGTCCTCGGGGGCGCGCAGGATG from Micromonospora profundi harbors:
- a CDS encoding nuclear transport factor 2 family protein — encoded protein: MNQSTQRDLVAEYFAGFRTSDHQRILATLTDDVEWVIHGHRTTRGKAEFDGEIENPSFTGSPQLDVQRVHEDGSVVVTTGEGSGVSVEHGPFRFAFNDLFTFRDGLIARVDSYVVPLP
- a CDS encoding SRPBCC family protein, producing MTARATLRGDELIARRHLSASPERVWAAFTSPASIAAFWGGSHATVPGESVTVDLRPGGEFALDARAPDGATRRLRFVYVSITAPHELVFDEPVTGLRTTVTVQAADGGTDLTVHQRRLPPELRSTQAVDGLASILDALAAHLQQDQTTPPRRTA
- a CDS encoding ArsR/SmtB family transcription factor, whose protein sequence is MSTSLAAPEPGLDLAFAALGDPVRRALVTRLAQSDATVGELAEPFALTPQAISHHIGVLRRCGLVEQRREGTRRPCRLRADQLSVLSGWIDEQRRAWDDRLDALERHLADGADR
- a CDS encoding glycosyltransferase family 4 protein — translated: MTTLRVDQQLAATVDRAHRPTVTSRPQIPAQTGLPAQADMSAQAVLSPQPGAIVPAQPGPGVPPQTRRILMLSWEYPPVLVGGLGRHVHALSVALAAAGHEVTVVTRHSEGAPLEEYADGVRILRAPEDPVTFPLGTGSLLAWTMAFNHTLTRTALRATEAGTYDVIHAHDWLVAHTAMTLRDHLDIPLVSTIHATEAGRHQGWLPEEMNRTIHGVEHWLSSESGRVIVCSGYMRDEVSALFGVPTGRVDVVANGVEPHRWKVPARAVAAARTRFAGDGPLVTFAGRLVYEKGVQHLIAGLPRLRQRHPGLRAVIAGDGPYRAELEAEVHRRGLGGMVTMPGFLGGTDLPALMAASDCFAVPSIYEPFGMVALEGAAAGAPLAVAATGGLAEIVETGVTGMTFRPHDPDGLADAVDALLSDRDRSRAMARRARRMVNDQYGWSAIAQRTAASYAAAITTDAKCTAERAEQRMSQGRALPALPEGNLLAAAGLR